Proteins from a single region of Parabacteroides sp. FAFU027:
- a CDS encoding YggS family pyridoxal phosphate-dependent enzyme has product MSVSENLNSVRQNIPSQVQLVAVSKFHPAQSIREAYECGQRVFGESRVQELTDKVNQLPSDIEWHFIGHLQTNKVKYIVPFVTMIHAIDSERLLQEIDKSAGKVNRTIDCLLQIHIAEEESKFGFSLDECREFMASGRWKQMPNIRLRGVMGMATFTDNEAQVRREFQHLTQFFREVKEKWFADEVSFSEISMGMSDDYRIAIEEGSTMVRIGSTIFGSRQY; this is encoded by the coding sequence AAATTCTGTACGCCAAAATATACCGTCACAAGTGCAACTTGTGGCGGTTTCTAAATTTCACCCGGCGCAATCCATCCGTGAAGCTTACGAATGTGGCCAGCGTGTCTTTGGCGAAAGCCGCGTGCAGGAACTGACCGATAAGGTCAACCAATTACCGTCTGACATCGAGTGGCACTTTATCGGCCACCTGCAAACCAACAAGGTGAAATACATCGTTCCGTTTGTCACCATGATTCATGCGATTGACAGTGAGCGCCTTTTGCAGGAAATCGATAAATCGGCGGGCAAGGTGAACCGTACCATTGATTGCTTGTTACAAATACATATTGCCGAGGAGGAGTCGAAGTTCGGCTTTTCGTTGGATGAATGCCGCGAGTTTATGGCTTCGGGAAGATGGAAGCAAATGCCGAATATCCGTCTGCGTGGCGTGATGGGCATGGCGACCTTCACAGATAACGAAGCACAGGTTCGTCGTGAATTCCAGCATCTCACCCAATTCTTCCGGGAAGTGAAAGAGAAATGGTTTGCCGATGAAGTTTCTTTCAGTGAAATCTCGATGGGAATGTCTGACGATTACCGCATCGCTATCGAAGAAGGAAGTACGATGGTGCGTATCGGAAGTACCATCTTCGGAAGCAGACAATATTAA